In Pseudomonas putida, a genomic segment contains:
- a CDS encoding 2-hydroxyacid dehydrogenase gives MKPEILQLSPILIPAVRERLESLFTVHRYFEQADKDACIAAHGANIRGVVTGGHTGISQALMARLPNLQVVAVNGVGTDAVDLAYARDRGIQVTATIGALTEDVADLAIGLLLNVCRGICTGDRFVRAGSWATSATPLAPLPLARQVSGMRVGIVGMGRVGRAVAQRAAAFGCPIRYTDLQALDVPYGFEADLLQLAENSDALILAAAADQGQALINREVLRALGPAGYLINIARGKLVDEPALIAALQAGEIAGAALDVFADEPRAPEALFEREDVVLQPHRASATVQTRTRMGEMVVDGLVEVFAGRKPQGLVI, from the coding sequence ATGAAACCTGAAATCCTGCAACTGAGCCCCATCCTCATCCCGGCGGTACGCGAGCGCCTGGAGTCGCTGTTCACCGTGCATCGCTACTTCGAGCAGGCCGACAAGGACGCCTGCATCGCCGCCCACGGCGCCAACATCCGTGGCGTGGTCACGGGCGGACATACCGGCATCAGCCAGGCGCTGATGGCGCGCCTGCCCAACTTGCAGGTGGTGGCGGTGAACGGCGTGGGCACCGACGCGGTGGACCTGGCCTATGCCCGCGACCGCGGCATCCAGGTGACCGCCACCATCGGCGCGCTGACCGAAGACGTCGCGGACCTGGCCATCGGCCTGCTGTTGAACGTGTGTCGTGGTATCTGCACCGGCGATCGTTTCGTTCGCGCAGGTAGTTGGGCGACCAGCGCCACGCCTCTGGCGCCGCTGCCGCTGGCACGCCAGGTGTCGGGCATGCGCGTGGGCATCGTCGGCATGGGCCGGGTTGGCCGCGCAGTGGCCCAGCGGGCTGCGGCGTTCGGTTGCCCGATCCGCTACACCGACCTGCAGGCGCTGGACGTGCCCTACGGCTTCGAGGCCGACCTGCTGCAACTGGCCGAAAACAGCGATGCGTTGATCCTGGCGGCGGCCGCCGACCAGGGCCAGGCGCTGATCAACCGTGAGGTGCTGCGGGCGTTGGGGCCTGCGGGCTACCTGATCAACATCGCGCGCGGCAAGCTGGTGGATGAGCCGGCGTTGATCGCGGCGTTGCAGGCCGGCGAGATCGCCGGGGCGGCGCTGGATGTGTTCGCCGACGAACCACGCGCGCCAGAGGCGTTGTTCGAACGGGAAGACGTGGTGCTGCAACCGCATCGGGCCAGCGCCACGGTGCAGACCCGCACGCGCATGGGCGAGATGGTGGTCGATGGGCTGGTGGAGGTGTTTGCCGGGCGTAAGCCGCAGGGGCTTGTGATCTAG
- a CDS encoding SDR family oxidoreductase encodes MSPTQNKKIALVTGAGSGIGRAVALALLEDGFSLVLAGRRIEPLHALADQARAAGGEALAVPTDVRDEHSVAQLFATIEEVHGRLDVVFNNAGINAPAVPVDELPLENWRNVIATNVDGVYLCARAAFGLMRRQQPQGGRIINNGSISAHTPRPFTAPYTASKHAVLGLTKALALDGRAYNIVCSQVDIGNALTELSERMTRGVRQANGDIAAEPMVDVRHVADAVRYIAALPLEANVLNMTVMASNMPFVGRG; translated from the coding sequence ATGAGCCCAACGCAGAACAAGAAAATCGCCCTGGTCACCGGTGCCGGCAGCGGCATCGGTCGCGCTGTCGCCCTCGCGCTGCTCGAGGACGGCTTCAGCCTGGTCCTCGCCGGCCGCCGCATCGAGCCCCTGCACGCACTGGCCGATCAAGCCCGGGCCGCCGGCGGCGAAGCCCTCGCGGTGCCCACCGACGTGCGCGACGAACACAGCGTGGCACAACTGTTCGCCACCATCGAGGAAGTGCATGGCCGCCTCGACGTAGTGTTCAACAATGCCGGCATCAACGCTCCGGCAGTACCGGTCGACGAGTTGCCGCTGGAGAACTGGCGCAACGTCATCGCCACCAACGTCGATGGCGTGTACCTGTGCGCCCGCGCCGCCTTCGGCCTGATGCGCCGCCAGCAGCCCCAGGGCGGGCGGATCATCAACAACGGCTCGATCTCGGCGCATACCCCGCGCCCATTCACCGCGCCCTACACCGCCAGCAAGCATGCAGTGCTGGGCCTGACCAAGGCGCTGGCGCTCGATGGCCGGGCCTACAACATCGTCTGCAGCCAGGTGGACATCGGCAACGCCCTGACCGAACTGTCCGAACGCATGACCCGTGGCGTGCGCCAGGCCAATGGCGATATCGCCGCCGAGCCGATGGTCGACGTGCGCCACGTGGCCGATGCGGTGCGCTACATCGCCGCGCTGCCGCTGGAAGCCAACGTGCTGAACATGACCGTGATGGCCAGCAACATGCCCTTCGTCGGGCGCGGCTGA